ATCAACTGAGATGCCGCAGTACATTGGCGTTTACGGCGGCCTGGCAATGAATTATCATTCAGGCACTTTTTCGCTAACAGATGGCAATACCGTGTGTTGCACCTTTACGGACGGTGACGGACTTGGTTTTGTTGGTGGCGTTAAAGGGTTCTTTTCAGTAATTGAAAATCTTTACTATTCGCCAAGGCTTGCACTCGAGGGAAGGGGAGGTACGCTTAACGGAAATCAGTATCAGGACAATATCCGTGGTGCTTTTAACAAGATTGAACCGGCTACATTCAGGAATGACTTCGAAGTGTCGCTTCCAACCTTGAATCTGGACTTACTGGCATGTTACGTACTGGTACCGGATATTGGCTTATATCTTGCAGGCGGGGCATCGGTTGGCTACGTCATGAGCACTGACTATACCCAGTCAGAAAATATCATCGCCCCCACCGATATTACCTATGCCGGTACGACGAGCAGATCAAGAGTAATTGCAACCGCGTCGGTTGCCGACTTTAATTCAGTGCAGATTGGAGTGCGGTTTGGTGTAGGAGCGCTCTTGCCGCTAACGGATGGCATCGCACTGAATCCGGAAGTACTGTACCACCTGCCGATGTTGGCATACGCTGATGCGAATAATGCAACGTGGAAGAGTTCCATACTGCTCCCAACACTCGGCTTTTTAATTACTCTATAACTGCAGAAGGGAGAAAAGAATGAAGAATATCCTGATATTGGTGATTGCACTCCTTGTATGCCTTGCGCCTGCACTGTCGCAGGATATGAGTAATTATCCCATTTCGCTTACACCAATGAGTGGTATTAACAGTAAGGCAAATGATTATGCACCCACGGTGTCATCCTCGAAGTCGTTACTATATTTTACCTCAACCCGTGATGGCGGTACCGGTAAGGCCGACGTGTACACGTCGCTGAAGCAAGGAAATGCATGGGCGTTGCCCGTACAATTCCTAACACTGAATACTCCGCAGCATGAGGGGTCACTTTCGTTTACGTCCGACGGTGCCACAGTAGTTTTTGCCGCTGAGAGGGAAGGGGGCTATGGCGATGCTGATATCTATATCGCCAACGTGACAAATGATGGAATAGTAAACATACGGAATATGGCTGCAGCTGTGAATACAAAGTACTGGGATTCGCAGCCATCAATCAGCAGCGATGGTAAGAAAGTATATTTTGCTTCAAACAGACCCGGCGGCATCGGAGGTACTGATGTATGGGTTACGGTTCAGGACGACCAGGGTCGCTGGGGCGAAGCCCGGTGTATGGACCAAACCATTAATACGAGTAAGGACGAAGTGTCGCCATTTATCACCACGGACAACGGCACCCTGATTTTTGCCAGCAAGGGTCACCCCGGTTTTGGCGGATTTGATCTGTTCTATTCACTGGCAGACGGTGGATCATGGTCGGCTCCCACAAACCTTGGTGGTATTGTTAACAGCGATAATGACGAGATGTTTTACTATGCCTCTTCAACATCAGATAACTTTTACCTGGCATCCTCAAGGAATCCGGAAAATGCTCTTGACATTTACCAGGGTACCCCCAACTTGCTTGGTGTAGGAACAATGAAGCTGAACGTGAGTGTTGTTGATTCACTCTCGGGCCGGCCACTACCCGCCATTATTCTCATTTTTGACGTGGCTGCCAACATTCCGATTGCTACAATAAACACAAATCCCGACGATGTGGCTACGCAGATTGCACTGCCTGCGCGCCGTGCATATCGTGTGGAAGCTCGTGTTCAAGGTTATCCGGCACGCAGTGTTGATATCCCCTCAGTTGCAGCGAATACCTCGCAAACGGCCAAAATCATGTTTGGTACAATTGGATTTGACTTTAGCAATTATCAGATACCGTTTTTTGTGACCGGCTATTATCGACCGAATACCAGTAATAATTTGGTAGAGCTCTTCCAGAAGCGAAAAACTGACCTTAAAGATGCAACCTACATCGAAGCCTTTGAGGAAAACTCGGAAAAACATCAGCGATATCAGCGCTATTCAGAAGTTGTGGAAACATTGTTCAACAATGTAGTTGCTACGGCTGTTGACACAGTATTCCCTCGTTTTCTTGAAACATCCGCCCCTGGTGACGTTATTGAAATTGTGGTGTATGGTTATGCAGATCCCAAACCAATTCTTGGTCGTTATGTCGAATCTGAAGAAGTAACGTTCGAAGATGCATCGGGTGTGGTACATTCGGTAAAGGATAACGATAAGTTAACTAATCTTACATTGTCCGGTTTGCGTGCCTATTATTCGGTTAAGCAAATTGAGCAAATGATTCGGTCACGCTCAGAGGCTACTCATTCCGAAGCATACAGTAAGCTTGCAGACAATGGTAAGGTACGCTTCCGCACAGTTGGTGGTGGTGTAAATACAACAGGTACGGATTATGCCGCTCAGCGCCGTATAAAGATTGATTTTGTCCGTTTGAATGGTGCCGGTAAACAGAAGGAATAAAAACGTTGTCAACCCTGGGTTCCGGTGAATAATCCCAATAACAACTGTGCACAGGTGCTTTTCGAGTTCCTCTGCATAGTTTTGTTTTTACCTGATACTGAATGACCAAGGGAGCAATATCAAATATATTACGATCT
This is a stretch of genomic DNA from Ignavibacteria bacterium. It encodes these proteins:
- a CDS encoding PD40 domain-containing protein produces the protein MKNILILVIALLVCLAPALSQDMSNYPISLTPMSGINSKANDYAPTVSSSKSLLYFTSTRDGGTGKADVYTSLKQGNAWALPVQFLTLNTPQHEGSLSFTSDGATVVFAAEREGGYGDADIYIANVTNDGIVNIRNMAAAVNTKYWDSQPSISSDGKKVYFASNRPGGIGGTDVWVTVQDDQGRWGEARCMDQTINTSKDEVSPFITTDNGTLIFASKGHPGFGGFDLFYSLADGGSWSAPTNLGGIVNSDNDEMFYYASSTSDNFYLASSRNPENALDIYQGTPNLLGVGTMKLNVSVVDSLSGRPLPAIILIFDVAANIPIATINTNPDDVATQIALPARRAYRVEARVQGYPARSVDIPSVAANTSQTAKIMFGTIGFDFSNYQIPFFVTGYYRPNTSNNLVELFQKRKTDLKDATYIEAFEENSEKHQRYQRYSEVVETLFNNVVATAVDTVFPRFLETSAPGDVIEIVVYGYADPKPILGRYVESEEVTFEDASGVVHSVKDNDKLTNLTLSGLRAYYSVKQIEQMIRSRSEATHSEAYSKLADNGKVRFRTVGGGVNTTGTDYAAQRRIKIDFVRLNGAGKQKE